AGGCAAAAACCGTATTGGCTAAACTCAATACCGCAAAGCCTACCAAACGTCGGATATTATCAACATCACTGGTGGAACGGCTGATCAGATCGCCGGCCGGATTGCGAGAAAAATAGCTGGGCTCTAGGGTGAGTAGATGATTGAAAATACGCTGCTTCAGATCAAATTCCACCTGCCGACCCACGCCAAACAGGGTGATGCGCGACACCATCCGCACCCCCCACATAAAGGTGGCTAGCACGAGCGTTAGGACAGCGTAAAAGACGACGCGATCGAAACTAAAGGTGACCTGTAATTCATCAATGCCATTTTTAATGAGCTGGGGAATATAGGCCCCAATCGCATTGACGATGAATAATGCTCCTACACCCAAGGCTGATTTTTGCCAATAGGGGTGCAGATAGGCACCAAGCTGTCTGAGTTTTGAAGTTGCCATACCAGGGGGACGTTAAGCTAGCGGAGAAAGGTAGTCCAATTGTTCCATCCTAAACGACATCCTCAGCAAGGGTCGTAGAACTGCCCAGAAACCAGATAAATCGGGACAAAAAAACCTACCGGGCTGGGTAGGTCAATCTGGGATCCGAGAGGAAGCCTAGCTTCCCCTCGTCCAGTCATGGATGACTAACGGATATATTCCTTCAAGACGCTGTTGCGATTGGGGTGGCGGAGTTTCCGCAGGGCCTTCGCCTCGATTTGGCGAATGCGCTCCCGAGTTACGTTGAAGATTTGACCGATTTCCTCTAGGGTCTTCATTCGGCCATCATCCAGCCCATAGCGAAGACGCAGCACATCGCGCTCCCGAGGGCTGAGGGTACCCAAAACACCCTCTAGATCTTCCCGCAGGAGACTCTTGGAAACCTGATCCTCTGGGGTCTCACCATCAGACTCAATAAAGTCACCCAAACGAGAGTCTTCTTCCTTACCAATGGGTGTTTCCAAAGAGATGGGAAGCTGAGCAGACTTGGCAATAAACCGCAGCTTCTCGATGGTCATTTCCATGCGAGTGGCGATCTCTTCCTCCGTTGGCTTGCGTCCCATTTCCTGAGACAGCAGCTTCGTGGTTTTCTTTATGCGAGAAATGGTCTCGTATAGGTGAACAGGAAGACGAATGGTTCTCGACTGATCCGCGATCGCCCTTGTGATCGCCTGCCGAATCCACCAAGTGGCATAGGTCGAGAATTTGTATCCCTTTTCGTGATCAAACTTCTCAGCGGCCCGAATCAACCCCAAGCTACCTTCTTGGATCAGATCCTGAAATGATAGGCCTCGGTTCATATATTTCTTGGCGATCGACACCACGAGTCGTAGGTTCGATTGCACCATCTTGTCCTTGGCACGTCGTCCAAGGTGTAGCCGGTAGCGGAACTTGGGAAGTTCCATGTTAACCGCTTCTGCCCATTCAGCATCAGCCGGTTCGCGAGCTAGCTCATCGGTCAGCTTTTCGCGAATACGCTCTAGCTCTAGCAGGTCAGCAATTTTACGTGCCAACTCAATTTCTTCATCAGCCCGCAGTAGACGAATGCGTCCAATTTCTTGCAGATACAGCCGAATCGAGTCTTCGGTGTAGTGCTTTTTCTTAGACTGGGTGCGACGACGAGTGGTCTTACCCTTGGCGACCTTCGTATCCTCCTCGTCTGGTTCGTCATACATGCCATCGCTTTCTTGCTCTCCACCCAGTAGGAGATCTAGCTCATTGGCTGGCTGTTCAATCGTTTCAAGTACGTTGTTAGCCTGAGTCATGCCGTGCTCCTCATGCTCCTTAAATCAAAACTATCAGCGTTAATTCTGAACGTAAATCGCTTATCGTCAATTAAAAATCGTGCATTTCACTGGACTGACCCATGGGCCAGACTCAGATCGAGGCGATCGCCTCTCTTTGCGCCAACAGAGTCTATATCGTTATCCGCTCTTGCATTCTCAATGCCACGATCGATAACTGTGGCTGAGGTGTAGACCCTTTATAAAGTCGGTCAATTCACGCTTCAGGAACACGGACTAAACCGATTCTAGCGCTGCCGACGCTCTATGGCCGTTAACCTCACCCACCAGCGTAGCAAATCTAATCATGAAAATTGCTTTTCCGAGCGGGAAGACTATGCAAACTATCGAAACAGACTAGGGTTGAGCATGATGCGATCGCCGACATAATGCTTGCCGACATCTATCACGCAATCTCAACATCCATGGTAATCCCATCTGCTTGAAGGGAGTTGACTTGGTGAGTGACGACGGGATGACAGGTAGACTTCACAGGTTCCCAATCTAGCTTGCCCCAAATCAGATCTTGGAGCTAGAGGGGAGGGCGGGCATTGCCCATGAAGACTGTTCAGGAATGGTCTCTCCACCTTAGCGACCAATAGAGCAGAAGCGTTGCATCAAGTCTATGATTTTATTCAGCCATGTTGCTGATCTTTATATCCCCTTTTTATGGATATTGCCGCTGTCAATCCGCATGATCGCGTAATCTAGGATCGCTGTCGCGAAGGGCGATCGCCCATGCTGTCTTCGATCGAGCGGTTGTATAGCCCTCTATCCCAGGGGCTAGAGGACTCTCTCCTGACGTTTCGCTTTCTATCATGAAAAATGGACAAACCCGGCCAGGTTTGCCCATAGATTCAGATTCGCTTCAAATTTAGAGTTGCTTCAGATCAAGATGCGATCGCGCTCAGCCTCGACGTTTATTGGCCCATTTGACTGCTTTGATTGCGCGGCCGTCCTTCACCCTCTGAGCAGGATCCATCACGATGGCGATCGCGACGCTGCCCTTGATGATTGCCCATGCGATCGCGCATCATCGTGCGCAATTCATCCCGTTGAGCATCCGTGAGGATAGTGGACGCCTGATCATGGGCTGCCCCCATAATGGATCGAAGCTGATCCCGCTGGTCGGCATCTAAATCCAGATCGCGAAGGACGCCAAAAACTTCACCGCTATCAAATGCTGTGCTCAGTTGTGTTTGTTGATCAGGTGTGAGCACGGCTTCCACTTGGGTGCGCACTTGAGAGCGCAGGGCCTCAATATCAGCCTGCTGATCGGCAGATAGATCTAACTGCTCTACAACCTCAGCATGATAAGGACTCAGGAGTCCTGGCCCACCTCCATGTCCCATACCATCACCTGGGCCACCACCTGGGCGCTGAGCGATCGCCGCCGTGCCCCCTAGCCCGACCACACCGATTAAACTAGCAATTATCCATACTTTGGGACGAATCATCATCCTTCTCCAAATGCTTACACTATTGAAAATCACAACCCTGTCTAGCTGAGATACCTTGATCTTAAAAACTCCCCTGGCAAACCGTCGTCTGTCCAACGTCACGATCGCACTAGGAAAAACGTCATAGATCCTAGCGGCAAACCTACGCTACACCTGAGATCAAGGATTGGTCAGAACAATGCGCTGTGACCGATCCAGAAGGATGGCTCCGGGAATACCCAGTTGTCTACGTCTAGGAGTCTCCTTGTCTACCCTCAGCTAAGCTGCCTTAATCTCAGATGTCGCAAGCCATTCACCTCCGCAACCATCCGTTCCGCTTTTTGTTGTTCCTAGAGTGGGGATTAGTGGCGATCGCCCTTTTCAGCCAGATGGCCCCATCCCATGGGCACGGGCACGGATCACCGTCTCTCCTAGGTTTAGTCAGCACTTTGATATTTGGCCTAATGGGGATTCGCTTGCCCGCCCGTCCTTGGGTAAAAATTGCCTATACCGCCCTTGAATTTGGTCTGATCCTGCTCACACCCAGCATGAGTTTCCATCGAATGCGGCTGTTTCCGCTGCTCTACCTGGTGGTGATCATCCGCAGTTGCTTGATGTTTTCCATTCAAGGACGGTTGATCGTCAGTGGTCTGGCCTACGGGTTATTTGCAGCCCTGTTGCATCTGCGTTTAGGACAACTAGATTTGCCCTTGCGGGGGCAAGAACGGATTCGTGGTTTGCTGGGCACGGCATCTCTGACG
The Leptolyngbya sp. CCY15150 DNA segment above includes these coding regions:
- the rpoD gene encoding RNA polymerase sigma factor RpoD: MTQANNVLETIEQPANELDLLLGGEQESDGMYDEPDEEDTKVAKGKTTRRRTQSKKKHYTEDSIRLYLQEIGRIRLLRADEEIELARKIADLLELERIREKLTDELAREPADAEWAEAVNMELPKFRYRLHLGRRAKDKMVQSNLRLVVSIAKKYMNRGLSFQDLIQEGSLGLIRAAEKFDHEKGYKFSTYATWWIRQAITRAIADQSRTIRLPVHLYETISRIKKTTKLLSQEMGRKPTEEEIATRMEMTIEKLRFIAKSAQLPISLETPIGKEEDSRLGDFIESDGETPEDQVSKSLLREDLEGVLGTLSPRERDVLRLRYGLDDGRMKTLEEIGQIFNVTRERIRQIEAKALRKLRHPNRNSVLKEYIR